DNA sequence from the Cellulophaga sp. HaHaR_3_176 genome:
ATAACTCAAACTTTTTATGCGCCTAATGTCAGTTGGCATGTACAACGTATGGGTACAGGTAAAGATGGGATGATGGTATCGTTAAATGGATCATTAGGAAACCATATGCATGCTAATGGTATTAATATGGAATTGTATGGAAAAGGATTTGTACAAGGAGCAGATCCAGGCAAGGGTGCTAATTATCTTCAACCTATTTACTTAGAATATTACTCGCAGTTTCCTGCTCATAATACGGTAATGGTAGATGGTACCTCTTCGTATACCGAAATGTTGAGTAATCATGCCTTTGATTTAGTTGGGCAGTATCCAAAATCAGAAGAAAAAGAAGGTTTTTATAAAGCTATTACGTATTCTGATGTATTCTTTTTAGAGCCAGAAAGCCGTAGTGATCAAAGCAGATTGGTGAGTATTATCAAAACTGGAGAAAGTACAGGGTATTATGTAGATATTTTTCGTTCTAAAAAACAACGTGGTGGCGATAAGTTTCATGATTATTTCTATCATAATCTAGGACAAAGTATGCACGTGAGTGATGCCAATGGGAACCCATTGGAATTATTGCCAAGTGAAGAAATGGGTTTTGCAGGAGGTCATTTATATGCTTTTGATTATATGTGGGATAAAAAATCTATTCGCACAAATGAAGATTATCAGGCAGAATGGAAAATAGACATGCCTGAGGGTGAAGAAGATGTTTTCATGAACCTTTGGATGAAAGGTACCAAAGGGCGTGAAGTATTTACTATCAAATCTCCTCCTAATAAAGCATTTAAATACAATAAAAAAATACCGTATGATGTCGGCGAGGCACCTTATTTGACCCTTGCAGCTAGGCAACATGGCGAGGCCTGGAGCAAGCCTTTTGCATCGGTTTATGAACCGTTTACCTCTAGTGAGGGAAAAAGTGTTGCTACTATTTCAGGTTTTGATGATGAAAATGGAAGTACAGATTTTGTAGGGCTTCATATAGTGCATAAATCAGGGAGAGAAGACTTTGTTTTTTCCTCAACAGAAGATAAAATAGCAAAATATAAAGAGACCAATACAGATGCAGCTTATGCTTTAGTGGGTCAAGAAAAAAATAAGGATATCATCTTATTTTTAGGAAACGGAACAGAACTTACCGCTAAGGGTTTTAAGATGGCAACAAATAAAAAAGGGAATGTAGTTCTTGAAATTAAAGCAGGAAAATTGTTTTTAAACAATGAAGTTCCGGTAACCATAATACATGATAAAAAGGAAAAGCAATTTGCTGTTGGAGCATATCGGTCTGTGCAATTAGATTAATACTTTAAGTATTGGATTTTCAAAATGAAATGGATTAAATAAATGAAAAGGGTGTTGTATGAGAACAAATAATATAGATATGAAAAGAAAGAGTGCTATAGTTATCTGCCTGAGTTTTTTATGTTCTTTTACCTTGGTATTTAGTGCTACAATTAAAAAAGAAGCACCCTTAGATATACGAGAGTTTTTAAAACATGCAGATGGTGAAACTATTTATCCTTCAATAAAGCAGGTTGAAATGCTTAAAAAAGTGATACCAATAAAAGCATACCAACCAGCACCAGCAAGTAACGATCGAGTGTATTGGAATATAATAGCAGCAACACCTTCAGGTAAGTCATACCTGCAAAAAGCATTGGCTATGCTCGATAAAGCTCCAGAAGTACCTATTTCAGATGAGATTTATAAACGTGCTAATAAAGAAGGGAATAGAGGAATTTATAAGCCTAGATATTACCGAACAATGGAGCGTTTAGAGCATTTTATACTAGCAGAATGCTTAGAGAATAAAGGGCAGTTTGTTCCACAAATAAATACCTATTTGCAAGCTATTTTAGATATGAAATCATGGTTGCATCCAAACCATGATGATGCTAAAAATGGTGTTTTTGAAGGTAGGCGTGTGTCAATAGATTTAGGTGCACGAAAATTTGGTGGTGTATTGGCATTGGCTTCATCGCTTTTAATAGATGAACTTTCTGAGGCTATGCATGATGCTATAAAAGAACAATTACAATGGCGTATTACCGATACTTATTTACAAAGTAGTAAAGTACCTGATGAAAACAATCGTTGGCTTAATGGTACGAGTAATTGGAATTCCGTTTGCACAAGCGGATCCGTTTTGGTGACCATTACAAATTCAAATAGTTATGAAGAACGTGTGGCTGCAATAGGTTCTGCAATAAATAGCATGAAATATTATTTGAGTGGCTTTGGTGCCGATGGGTATTGCTCAGAAGGTTTAGGATATTGGGGGTACGGTTTCAACCATTATTTGTATTTGGCGCAAATGCTGTCTGATTATACCGATGGAAAAATAAATTTATTTACGTTTGATAATCCAGAGAAATTAAAAAGAGTAGGAAATTTTCCAGAACATTTTGAAATACAGCAAGGTACTTGCGCTCCTTTTTCTGATGGCGTTTCACATATAAAAAGTTCTGGAAGTAATTTTGCTGAGGTCTTGTCTTCTAAATATTATGGGGCAAAGAAGCCGTCAGGAATTAGAATGGAAGAAGCTGTAGAGCAAATTATGGCGTGGAATAATCCAATACTTTTTAGTGCAGCAGAAAGTCCTTTAGAACAAAAATCAGTTTTAAAAGGACACACGTATTTTGATGATTTTGGAATGATAATTTCACGAGGAAAACAGAAAGTTCCTTTTTCAATAGCGCTTAAAGCTGGGCATAATGCCGAAAATCATAACCATAGTGATGTTGGTACCTATAGTATCGTTCTTGGGGAAGATTTTATGACTGGTGATATTGGAGCACCTTCATATATAGCGGGGTCATTTTCACCAGACAATAAAGCTCGAAGTTCTTGGGGGCATCCTGTACCTAAAATAAATAATACGCTACAAGCGAATGGTAGGGCGTTTGAAGGAAAAATTATTGAAACGGTCTTTGAAGAAAAGCTTGATAAAGTGATAATGGATCTCAAATCAGCCTATGCTATACCACTATTAAAATCTTTAACGAGAACGATACGAAATGATAAAGAAGGAACAGGAACAATAACGATAGAGGATGATGTTGTAAGTACTGCGCCTATCGCTTTTGGAACGGCAATTATGACGTATTCACAGTATGAATTCATAGATGATCATACTGTGTTATTGACTTCTGAACATCAGAAATTAAAAGTTGAAATTAAGAGTAAGAAAGGGGTATTAAAAATAAAAGATGAGAAAGTTCCTGTTACACACTTAAGAGAAGCTGGAACAGCGTATAGAATTGGAATCGACTTTGTAAAACCAATTCAAAAAGGCAAAATTACAATTACGTACACACCTGTTTATTAAATATATATAAAATGAAAAGTCCGTTAATCAACTTTGTTATAGTTTTATTTTTTGTTTTTAGTTCGTGTATTAATTCCGATTCTAAAAATGAAATAATTTTTTATGTCTCTTTAGATGGTAACGATACACAAAGTGGGACAAGTATTGAAGAATCATTTAAATCATTAGAAAAAGCACGTAATGTTATAAGAGATCTTAAGCAAAATGGAGAAATTAATAAACCAGTTACAGTATATATAAAAGGAGGTACGTATCAGCTTTCTAAACCTTTTATTTTAAAAAATGAAGATTCTGGAACTGAAAATCACCCAATCACCTATAGTAATTATAATAATGAAAAGGCTATTATAAGTGGAGGTTTGCAAGTTACAGAATGGGAGAAAACCAAACTTAATAATTATACAGTTATGGTTTCAGATCTATCTAAAATTCAAGGATATGTACCTTTTGAGCAATTATGGATAAATAACCAACGCGTAACTCAAGCAAGAACACCAAATAGTGGATATTTAAAAGTACCTGCTTTACAAGGAGAAGATACTGTAAATGAAAGGCGAAGTAGTTCTTATGATTTTTCTTATAAAAAAACTGATGAACATTATTTTGATACTATTGATGACGGCGTAGCAGTTGTGTTTAATAAATGGCTAGAGTACCACATGCCAATTGATAAAATTGATCGTGAAAATAAAAAAATTATATCAACTAAAAAAGGAGGTAGGGCAATTGAAGCAGATGATGATTACTACTTAGAAGGAGGTAGAGCGATGCTTGATAAGCCAGGAGAATGGTATTTAGACAGACAAGATAAAAAACTTTATTATTTTCCAAAGGAAGGAGAGATTGACATTATAGCAACGATTCCCTCTTTAATAAATGTGCTTCGATTAGAAGGTAATTCTGATAATGGAAAATATGTTGAACATGTACAATTTAAAGGACTAACTTTTAGTCATACGACATGGGTATTATCTAGAGAAGCTGAAGAATCTGGTTATGGTCAAGCAGATATAAAAATGGATGGAGCGATTTTTTTAACTGGAGCTAAAAATTGTCTTTTTGAAAAATGTGAAATTACTCAAATAGGTAATTACGGACTAGAAATATCATTAGGTTGTTCAAGTAATAAAATTTTACAATGTGATATTCATGACTTAGGAGCAGGCGGTTTTTTGATTGGCCCAAAAATACGTCCGAAAGGAAAAGTAAGAGTAGAAGATATTGGAGAAAAGCTACCATTGGTATTAGAAAAACCTACAGATGCAACCCATACTAATGAGATAGCTGATTGTCGAATTTATGATGGTGGAAAATATTTTCATTGTGCTGTTGGTATTTGGATAGGGCAGAGTCCTGATAATCAAATTCACCATAATGAAATCTATAATTTTTATTACTCAGCTATTTCTTCGGGTTGGACATGGGGTTACGGTCCTGCATTAGCAACAGGTAATATTTTTGAATATAATTACATTCACCATATAGGTAAACTAAAAAATGGAGATGGTTCTGTACTTAGTGATTTAGGAGGTATTTATACTTTGGGAGACCAAACAGGGACTATTATTAGAAATAATGAATTCCATGATATTTGGGCAGGAAAGTATGGCGGATGGGCCATTTATTGTGATGAAGGGACCTCTAATATACGTATTGAAAATAACCTTGCTTATCGTTGTAGGCATGCAGCTTTTAACCAACATTACGGAAAAAATAACCTTATTAAAAATAACATTTTTGCTTTTGCAGATGCTAGTGTAGTAATGATGGCAAAATTTCAACCACATACTACTTTTATTTTAGAAAATAATATTTTATTAAGTGATGGTATTCCAATTTATGCTGGTGGTTATGAGTACAATGTAGAGCAAAAAGGCGGTTTCGTAGCAGATAATAATTTGGTCTGGTCTACTACAAATGATGTTTTGGGAGCACAAAATCGTTTTCCGAGTAGAATTTACGAACCTAATGAGCTTGTTATGAGTTGGAAAGAATGGCAATCATTAGGAAATGATCAGCATTCACTAATTGCAGATCCAGGCTTTAAAGATCCAACTAATGGTGATTTTAGCTTACCAGACGATAGTCCAGCATTAAAAATAGGATTTAAACCGTTTCCGTTAGGTCAAGCAGGCCCTCGTTAAATTTTCAAATTAACTAATTTATATAAGTACCAATATTTAAATAAAAGACACTATGATCCAAAAAACATTTCTTTATAAATTGGGAATAGTAGTATTAATCATAAGCTATTCTTGTAAAGGAGATGAGAAGAAGATTGTTACAGAAAAGAAACCTAATTTTTTGTTTGTTCTTGTTGATGATCAATCCCCTTTTGATTTAGAGGTGTATGATGGTGCTTCTATTTTAGAAACACCAGCCATAAACCAATTAGCAAATGAAGGAACTGTTTTTGACGGAGCCTATAATATGGGTTCCATGAACGGAGCAGTTTGTACTCCTTCACGGCATATGATCATGACTGGCCGCACTGTATGGCATTTACCACCAAGTGCAGAATTTCAAGATAATACAGCTCCGAACCCTTTAGATGAACAAACCATAGGCGCTATTTTTAATAGGGCTGGATATAAAACTATGAGAACCTGCAAGGTTGGTAACTCTTATCCTGGCGCTAATAAACAATTTACCGTTGTTCATGATGCAACCAAAAGAGGTGGAACAGAGGAATCTGGTAGCGCTTGGCATTCTAAACAAGTACTTGATTATTTAGCAACTAGAGAAGAAGAGAAAGAAACGAATCCCTTTTTTATTTATTTCGGTTTCTCTCACCCACATGATACTAGAAATGGCACTCCAAAACTTTTAACAAAATACGGAGCGACCAATCATAAGGATGAAACCACATTACCACCAGCAAATGTAAAGCAGCCAGAATTGCAAGAGAACTATCTTGCTAAGCATCCTTTTTTTCATGGGCATCCGGAATTGCGTGATGAAGAACGTGTAAGTGGCGTATGGAAAAATAGAGAAGAACAGACGGTTAGAAATGAGTTAGGTCGGGAGTATGCTTGTGACGAAAATATAGACAATCAATTACAAAAAGTACTTGCTAGACTTAAAAAAACGGGTGAATTGGAGAATACCTATGTGATATATACTTCTGATCATGGAATGTCTATTGGGCGCCATGGATTAATGGGAAAGCAGAACTTATATGAGCATACCTGGCGCGTACCATTTATGATTAAAGGTCCTGGGATTACAGCAAATAAAAGAGTGCAAGGAAATATTTATTTACTAGATGTATTACCTACGTTATGTGATTTGGCAGGAATAGAAATTCCAGAAACAGTAGAAGGTAAAAGCTTTGTACCTGTTCTAAAAGGAGAAAAAGAAACAGTACGTGATGTAATGTATGGCGTATATGCTGGAGGAACAAAACCAGGGATGCGAAGTGTTAAAAAAGGAGATTGGAAATTAATAAAGTATGATGTAATGGACGGTGCTGTTCGAGAAACACAGCTGTTTAATTTAAAGGCCAACCCAAATGAATACCTTCCAGAGCACCAAAAAATAGGAGCGATGGAAACGGACTTAGCAGAGAATCCTGAATACTCAGATAAATTAGCAGAGATGGAACAATTGTTATTGGAGCAAATGATTGAGAATGAAGATCCATATCGTTTATGGAATCAAACAGGAGCATTAACTGTTGTAAACGATAAATAATACTTAAAAAAAGAGACTAATGAAAGTAAAAATTTTAAAATTGAATTTGGTAATTTCTATATTCATAGTATGTTTTAGTGTTTCCGAAAATGGATATTCACAAAATGAACAACCAAATATTGTAGTTTTTTTATGTGATGATTTAGGGTATGGCGATTTATCATCTTACGGTCATCCATTTATTGAAACTCCAAATATTGATCAATTAGCATCAGAGGGCATTAAGTTAACTAATTTTTATGCTGCAGCGCCTGTGTGTTCTCCTTCACGAGTTGGGCTCTTAACAGGCAGAAGCCCAAATAGAGCAGGGATTTATGATTTTATTGTTGGAGGAAATAAAAAAAGAGATGATAATAGAGATATGGTTCACCTTCAAGCAGATGAAGAAACCATTCCAGCTCGATTGAAGTCTGTAGGTTATGCAACTTCTTTAGTGGGGAAATGGCATTGTAGTTCTCTTTTTAATTCAGAGGAACAACCAAAACCTAGTCATTTTGGTTTTGACCATTGGTTTGCAACACATAACAATGCTTCTCCTAGTCATAAAAATCCTAAAAATTTTGTTCGTAATGGAGAAAAAGTAGGAGAAATAGAAGGCTTCAGTAGCCAGATTGTAGTAGATGAAGCTTTACAATGGCTCGATAAAAAAGAAGATAAAAAACCTTTTTTCTTGCAAGTAACTTTCCATGAACCTCATGTTCCTGTAGAGTCTCCACAAGAATTAGTAAACAAATACCTTCCAGTAGCTAAGAATGAAAATGAAGCTCAGTTTTTTGCTAATGTTGAAAATGTAGATTTGGCCGTTGGCCGAATGATGACCTATTTAGAGAAAAATCATTCGGAAAATACCATTGTAATTTTTACTTCAGATAATGGTCCGGAAACACTTATGCGTTATGAGAAGGCCTATAGATCTTATGGTTCTCCAGGAGAATTGAAAGGAATGAAACTTTGGACCAACGAAGCAGGGTTTAAAGTGCCTTGTGTTATAAAATGGTTGGGCAAACCAACGTTTACAGGAACATCTGATGCAGTGATTTCAGCGCTTGATTTTATGCCTACATTCTGTGATTTGTCGGGTGCAGAACTGCCAGAAAATGCATTAGACGGGCAGTCCATGCAATCTTTTCTACAAACTGGAAATATCGAGAGAGAGAAACCATTGTTGTGGAGTTTTTACAATGCCGAGAATGATCATGTCATAGCCATGCGAGATGGAGATTGGAAAATAATGGCACAATTAAAAAATAAGGGAAACTACCTGCCTAAAATTTTTAATATCTATGATGGTAATGAAGCTTTTCTAAAAGAAAGTAAACTAACAGATTTTATCTTGTATAATTTAAAAGACGATGTTGGTGAAACTACAGATGTAGCATCAGAAAGTAGTAAGAAATATAAGGAAATGCGTAAAAAGCTAAAAAGAGAATATGAAGAATTACTAGCGGATAGCCATATTTGGATACGAAATTAAAACGAAGAAATTTTCGAAGTACCTAGAGGTGCGAAAAATAAATATACAGATGAAATTAAAAATTACCTTATTAATTTTTTTGGGAGTAGGTTTAGGAACATGTTATTCTCAAGAAAACAAGGACTTAAAGCTTTGGTATGATGCACCAGCATCAGATTGGAATGAAGCCTTGCCAATAGGTAATGGCCGTTTAGGAGCCATGGTTTTTGGTACTCCTGCACATGAAAATATTCAATTAAATGAAAATACGCTTTGGGCAGGTGGCCCACATAGAAATGATAATCCGAAGGCAAAAGAAGTACTTTCTAAAATTAGAACACTTTTGTTCAATGGTGAATATTCAGAAGCGCATAAATTAGCTAATGAAAAATTTATTTCTGAAACGTCAGCAGGAATGCCTTATGAGACTGTAGGTAATTTAAGATTAAATTTTCCAGGACATAATAATTTCACCAATTATAGCAGAGTTTTAGATCTAGAAAATGCAGTAAATACTATTACATATACCGTGGATGATGTTGAATTTAAACGGGAGGTATTTACTTCGTTTACAGATCAAGTTTTGATTATAAAACTATCGTCCAATAAAAAAGGTAAAATCAGTTTCTCAGCAACTATGGACCGCCCCGAACCTGCAAAGGTGAGTGTTTCTACTGAGAATAATAATGTTTTAGTCATGACAGGGTGGAGCAGTGATAATAAAAATAAACGCTTGCCTGCACAAAGTCCGGCGATTAAAGGTCAAGTTGAATTTGATGCTAGAGTTAAGGTTATTCCTGAAGGTGGAAAAGTGACTTCAACAAACAATCAATTGGTAGTTTCAAAAGCAAATAGCGTAACCTTATACCTTTCTATTGCTACAAATTTTGAGAACTACCAAGACCTTAGTGCTGATCCGCATAAAAAAGCAGAAGCATATATTATTGAAGCAGAAAAGAAAAAATATCAGCAGTTGGTACATGATCATACGGCTTTCTACAAAAACTATTTTAATCGGGTACGCTTAAATTTAGGAGAATCTGAAGCGGCAAAAAATACAACGGACATCAGGATTAAAAATTTTAGTACTGGTTTTGATCCTTCCTTGGCAGCGTTATATTTTCAATTTGGCAGGTATCTATTAATTTCTTCATCACAGCCAGGAGGGCAAGCCGCAAATTTACAAGGACTTTGGTGTAAAGATTTAATACCACCTTGGAAGAGTGCGTATACGGTAAATATTAACACTCAAATGAACTATTGGCCATCGGAGGTGACGAACCTTTCGGAAATGCATGATCCTCTAATTGATCTGATAAAAGATCTTTCGGTTACGGGTCAAAAAACAGCGGCCGATATGTATGGAGCAGAGGGATGGGTAGCACATCATAATACAGATATTTGGCGTATTACAGGTCCTGTAGATGGTGCTACTTGGGGCATGTGGCCAACGGGTGGCACTTGGTTAAGTCAGCATCTTTGGGAGAAATACATGTTCAATGGCGATGTAAACTATTTAAGTTCTGTGTATCCAGCGATGAAAGGCGCGGCAGAGTTTTGTTTGAGTTTTTTAATTGAAGAACCAGCAAATGGATGGTTGATTATTTCGCCAACAATTTCTCCAGAACATGGTCCCAAAGGGCGCGATAAATCAGTAAATATAGTAGCAGGTACCACCATGGATAATCAGCTGGTTTTTGATTTACTAACCAAAACTATAGCAGCTGCTAAATTATTAGATACCGATAAAGAACTCATACAAAGAATAGAACAGACACTTCCTAAATTACCCCCAATGCAGGTGGGACAATACAATCAATTACAAGAATGGATGCAGGATGTAGATGATCCGGAAGATAAACACCGTCATGTTTCTCATTTATATGGCTTATACCCATCAAATTTAATATCTCCATATAGGAATCCAGAATTGTTTGAAGCCGCAAAAAATACCTTAATTCAAAGAGGAGACCCTTCTACGGGTTGGTCTATGAATTGGAAAATAAATTTATGGGCGCGATTGTTAGATGGTAATCATGCTTACAAATTAATGGGAGATCAAATTAAATTAGTAGGCAGACCAGATTCGCCAAAAGGTGGTGGTACGTACGCGAATATGTTAGATGCACACCCGCCATTTCAAATAGATGGCAATTTTGGCTTTACTTCTGGTTTAACGGAAATGTTAGTGCAAAGTCATGATGGTGCTATTCACTTACTTGCTGCACTACCGGATGTTTGGAGTGAGGGCAAGGTCAACGGGTTAAGGGCTCGTGGTGGTTTTGAGATTATTGATTTACAGTGGAAAGACGGCGAAGTAATTAAGGCTATTATAAAATCGTCAGTTGGCGGAAACTGCCGAATTCGTTCTTATAATGAACTCAAATTTGAAGATGAGAAAGACTTAATAACTGCTCAGGAGATTAACCAAAATCCATTTTATCAAACCCCAAAAACTAAAAAAGCCTCAGTTTCTAAAACAGTAATATCAAAGAGCTTAGAACTTAAACCAACCTACGTGTATGATATTCCAACAACAGTTGGCCAAGAGATTGTATTGATTAAAAAATAACCAAACGGAACAAAACATATGTGGACAGAAAAGATAATTTCAGTAACTAAATTATATGCAGTAGGTTTCTTGTTTTTGCTATTTTCAAATAGCAATGCGCAAATAACCGTACATTCTTTAAGTGAATTAATACCCTATTTAGATGACGATAATGTACATATAAAGCTAGCACCAGGGGTGTATTCCATAACAGTAAAAGATGTTGAGAATGGACTATATCAGCAAGAAACAAAAGTAAAAAATGTTAGTAAGGTACTGTTGCTGTTTGAAGGCAATAAAAGTACGTATGATTTTACAGGAGTAACACTTAATGTTGATACTAAGGTTTTAGCAGCCTTTGGTAATGTTCAAGTTTATGAAATACAAATCTTAGGAAATAGTAATGTATTAAAAAATCTAACATTAGTAGATGAAGGTTCTGTTCATGACAGCCCAACACGAAGAGCATGTAATATTGTAATGGATGGTGCGTATAATAGAATTGAAGGATTCAATGTAACTACAAAGGGCTCCTTTCCATACGGGTATGGGGATGCGTTTGGTAAAGGTGGTACA
Encoded proteins:
- a CDS encoding right-handed parallel beta-helix repeat-containing protein produces the protein MKSPLINFVIVLFFVFSSCINSDSKNEIIFYVSLDGNDTQSGTSIEESFKSLEKARNVIRDLKQNGEINKPVTVYIKGGTYQLSKPFILKNEDSGTENHPITYSNYNNEKAIISGGLQVTEWEKTKLNNYTVMVSDLSKIQGYVPFEQLWINNQRVTQARTPNSGYLKVPALQGEDTVNERRSSSYDFSYKKTDEHYFDTIDDGVAVVFNKWLEYHMPIDKIDRENKKIISTKKGGRAIEADDDYYLEGGRAMLDKPGEWYLDRQDKKLYYFPKEGEIDIIATIPSLINVLRLEGNSDNGKYVEHVQFKGLTFSHTTWVLSREAEESGYGQADIKMDGAIFLTGAKNCLFEKCEITQIGNYGLEISLGCSSNKILQCDIHDLGAGGFLIGPKIRPKGKVRVEDIGEKLPLVLEKPTDATHTNEIADCRIYDGGKYFHCAVGIWIGQSPDNQIHHNEIYNFYYSAISSGWTWGYGPALATGNIFEYNYIHHIGKLKNGDGSVLSDLGGIYTLGDQTGTIIRNNEFHDIWAGKYGGWAIYCDEGTSNIRIENNLAYRCRHAAFNQHYGKNNLIKNNIFAFADASVVMMAKFQPHTTFILENNILLSDGIPIYAGGYEYNVEQKGGFVADNNLVWSTTNDVLGAQNRFPSRIYEPNELVMSWKEWQSLGNDQHSLIADPGFKDPTNGDFSLPDDSPALKIGFKPFPLGQAGPR
- a CDS encoding sulfatase-like hydrolase/transferase, translating into MIQKTFLYKLGIVVLIISYSCKGDEKKIVTEKKPNFLFVLVDDQSPFDLEVYDGASILETPAINQLANEGTVFDGAYNMGSMNGAVCTPSRHMIMTGRTVWHLPPSAEFQDNTAPNPLDEQTIGAIFNRAGYKTMRTCKVGNSYPGANKQFTVVHDATKRGGTEESGSAWHSKQVLDYLATREEEKETNPFFIYFGFSHPHDTRNGTPKLLTKYGATNHKDETTLPPANVKQPELQENYLAKHPFFHGHPELRDEERVSGVWKNREEQTVRNELGREYACDENIDNQLQKVLARLKKTGELENTYVIYTSDHGMSIGRHGLMGKQNLYEHTWRVPFMIKGPGITANKRVQGNIYLLDVLPTLCDLAGIEIPETVEGKSFVPVLKGEKETVRDVMYGVYAGGTKPGMRSVKKGDWKLIKYDVMDGAVRETQLFNLKANPNEYLPEHQKIGAMETDLAENPEYSDKLAEMEQLLLEQMIENEDPYRLWNQTGALTVVNDK
- a CDS encoding sulfatase-like hydrolase/transferase, coding for MKVKILKLNLVISIFIVCFSVSENGYSQNEQPNIVVFLCDDLGYGDLSSYGHPFIETPNIDQLASEGIKLTNFYAAAPVCSPSRVGLLTGRSPNRAGIYDFIVGGNKKRDDNRDMVHLQADEETIPARLKSVGYATSLVGKWHCSSLFNSEEQPKPSHFGFDHWFATHNNASPSHKNPKNFVRNGEKVGEIEGFSSQIVVDEALQWLDKKEDKKPFFLQVTFHEPHVPVESPQELVNKYLPVAKNENEAQFFANVENVDLAVGRMMTYLEKNHSENTIVIFTSDNGPETLMRYEKAYRSYGSPGELKGMKLWTNEAGFKVPCVIKWLGKPTFTGTSDAVISALDFMPTFCDLSGAELPENALDGQSMQSFLQTGNIEREKPLLWSFYNAENDHVIAMRDGDWKIMAQLKNKGNYLPKIFNIYDGNEAFLKESKLTDFILYNLKDDVGETTDVASESSKKYKEMRKKLKREYEELLADSHIWIRN
- a CDS encoding glycoside hydrolase N-terminal domain-containing protein, with the protein product MKLKITLLIFLGVGLGTCYSQENKDLKLWYDAPASDWNEALPIGNGRLGAMVFGTPAHENIQLNENTLWAGGPHRNDNPKAKEVLSKIRTLLFNGEYSEAHKLANEKFISETSAGMPYETVGNLRLNFPGHNNFTNYSRVLDLENAVNTITYTVDDVEFKREVFTSFTDQVLIIKLSSNKKGKISFSATMDRPEPAKVSVSTENNNVLVMTGWSSDNKNKRLPAQSPAIKGQVEFDARVKVIPEGGKVTSTNNQLVVSKANSVTLYLSIATNFENYQDLSADPHKKAEAYIIEAEKKKYQQLVHDHTAFYKNYFNRVRLNLGESEAAKNTTDIRIKNFSTGFDPSLAALYFQFGRYLLISSSQPGGQAANLQGLWCKDLIPPWKSAYTVNINTQMNYWPSEVTNLSEMHDPLIDLIKDLSVTGQKTAADMYGAEGWVAHHNTDIWRITGPVDGATWGMWPTGGTWLSQHLWEKYMFNGDVNYLSSVYPAMKGAAEFCLSFLIEEPANGWLIISPTISPEHGPKGRDKSVNIVAGTTMDNQLVFDLLTKTIAAAKLLDTDKELIQRIEQTLPKLPPMQVGQYNQLQEWMQDVDDPEDKHRHVSHLYGLYPSNLISPYRNPELFEAAKNTLIQRGDPSTGWSMNWKINLWARLLDGNHAYKLMGDQIKLVGRPDSPKGGGTYANMLDAHPPFQIDGNFGFTSGLTEMLVQSHDGAIHLLAALPDVWSEGKVNGLRARGGFEIIDLQWKDGEVIKAIIKSSVGGNCRIRSYNELKFEDEKDLITAQEINQNPFYQTPKTKKASVSKTVISKSLELKPTYVYDIPTTVGQEIVLIKK